Genomic DNA from Solanum pennellii chromosome 3, SPENNV200:
TGCAGGAATACCAGCACTTCTCCTTAGGAGATCATCCACAGTCTGTCCCTTGGCTATTGTCCGTTCCATAAGTTGCTCCATCCAGGACTCAGTCAACTTACAAAGTctggaaaaaagaaaagcaacCTTAGCAAATGGATTCAGAATGCATATCTACTATCTTTGTTGTGAACTTCTCTGCTATGATCCTAACAATGGAAGTCCAACATCATCAAGTGCAATATTTGTACTGATTCAAATCCATCAATTTCCCAGTCCACAAAAGAATCAGCAGTTATCTGCTAGAAGCTACTTTCAACAGACACAAAATCAGTAGCCAGCTTTCAAATAGAAGGTTAGCATGCTGGAGAAATGGTGCCAAAAAGAAAGTATTACTTTTTCCTACGATCAAAGAGGAGAGCGGTAGTGTTATAGTTATACTGTTACTCCACCTATAATACCTGTTACAATTTCTGTTTTCAATGTTGTGCTTCTGCAAtatactttttctttaaattagtttttttccTTGAAAGGGACAGGTGAGGGATgaagttggaaaaaaaatagcATGAATTGGTATAGCCAAAGAAACAGTAAATcgaaagaaaagaataaatgaTAGAcctaaataacaataacaaagtAGCAAATGTGTCATCAAGAATGTTTTATCTACTGAGTGCATGTCAATACCTCAGTCACAGAGcaaacaaaagataaatttacTCCACAGTACATATTCAGATATTTCCTTTTTCCTGTGAGTTGCTCAGGATTGCATGAAAATGAGttctaaaagaattaaattaagatAAGTCTTGCATATGACCTCACTAAACACTtgtgtgaaattaggtcttaagTCCTAACTCACACCGCCAAAAGCTaactcaaagggaggaggattgcacaagtcttataaggagtccacccatctcattaaccaccgatgtggaacttttgtcattctttaacacctcacctcacgcccagtgcttagcatctggtgcgtggacAATTTTAATTTCGGGGGCCCAACATTGGGTGAGACGgcccctgctctgataccatgtgaaattaggactaaggcctaactcacaccccaaaagctagctcaaagggaggaggattgcccaagccttataaggagtccacccatctcattaaccatcgatgtgggacttttgtcattctttaacaactTGTTGCAACATGAATCTTAAAACAACCAAAGATAAAGTTCAATTCCAATCTTCACTAAGCGGTAGCATTATAAGAGGAATCGAACACCTTTAAGATGTCACCAACTGCATCGACCCGAAGCAAGCTTAGAAGTGTAAATTTTTTGGCTCTCTTTTTCCTTTAGATGTTTGCTTTTTCACTTTACAACATACAAGATACTCAGCCTCACAAATTTTTATGTTGCTCAAGAAGGGAAACAAGCTGAGCTCaatcttattaattttaagCTCACTAATGACATGAGCAGAATTTAAtctctctgataccaagctctCTAGTTCGCAAACCCAATGGACTGGAGAATTTCCTTTCCAatttattgtttgttttttcCCCTTTCCACATCGGGAAAacccaaaatataaagaaatataatcCTAGAAGGGGTTGCAGCACTGATGGCTTTGCTGATCACTGCTACTAGATTCTCCCACTTTATTGGCGTCTGCATCCCTGCCTGTCTGCACCAGCCATCTACCCAAGCTTCCTCCCGTAGTATTTGGTCATTCTTAGTTAAACAATGAGAATTTGCCTTTTTCAGATAATTAACAAGATGATAGATGTAAAGGAAACATCCACTGTGAAACAACAGCTTCTTTCAGTTTTCTGACTACAGAGagatttctaaaattattttaagctaAACCATGGTAACAATACCGCTTACAGCTCTGGCACTGAAACTCCTGCAAAGAAAAACAAGCATGTAGAAAATATGACTGCCGATATAAGAATCCAGTACACATACCTTGCATCATTTGAACAAAGCAATCGATTGCAAAGCGCAGTAAATCCAGCCCTTGTCTTATCAATGGCACCATTATGCTTCATTTTCAAAAGGACTTCCAAGAAATGGTTGCCAATTACCTCGAGTTGTTTCACATCAAGCATTGTGCCAGATGTCATATTGGATAAGACAGTTTCATGAACAACTTGGGAACCTGATTCTGAAACATCTGAAGTAGGCAAAGGAACCTTTCTTATTATTGTTCCCAAAAGAAGGCTCACCTGAAGCAATGTAGATGAGAAGAAATTAATTCTTCTGGAAGTTCTAAGCATATAAACTTCATATAGTTGACTAAAATTTATGATTCCTTCTGTGTTTATATAATAGTGGTTTTCAGGACAACTTGCACACACTTCTTGCGTATTCCATCAAGTACCTACTACACCGGCATTCATCAAGGTTTAACCAAAATGGGAGAAAATCACCTAGTATTTATCATTCCTTCTTTAGCCACGCAAAGGTTGCAATAGAAGGGGAAGGGTAGAATATGCGTTCTATTGCAATTAGTTGAACTAAGAACTGCAAAGTTTACTAGGCCTGAGTACAAAACAGCAaggaaaagaatgatgatggcACAAGAAATAGTGATGACATAATTTAACCATTGACATAAGAAATGTTTCATTAAATAGTTAGCTACTTTGACAAAAGGGATAATTAGTCATTCTTAATACCTCTTTCATAGCAAGCCAACAACCAACCATAACTATCTGCTCAGTTTGCCTGCCCTCCTGCACCTCTGTTGTATTTTGTTCCTTGTCTGCCTCATCCATCTTATGAGGAACCTCCTCTAACAAAAGAGCCTCATCACCCATTTCATCCATATCATCAGGTAAGTACCAAGCATCAGCTGATACCACCCAAAGGGCCAACGAAGTAATTCGCCTGACTAACTCCAAAATCTTCTCCAATACCCCTTTCATTTCAGATATACTGCAGACTATTGCATCAGAATCCCAGTCAAGTTCCTCAAATGTGTATCGAAGCGTAAGCAGAACACCATGAACAAAGCTGTTCTTACATGCTTCTGAAAGATCCTTCTCTCCATCCTGAACTACTGCATCCAGCCAATCAATCAGTGATCTTAGATATTCTATTGCTGGAGGGGCAAACTTACACGCCTTATTCTCCTTGCTTGGCAGCTTGGACAGTGGTTGAGCAGATACATCATTAGATGAGGCATTTACAACCCAACCAAGTTCCAAAACATACTTTCTGAATATGAGTCGTAAAGTCAGAGCTCCAGCATCACTTTCTCTGACACGTGGACTATAGACTAGCTTCTTAGCCCAAACAATTGTTTCACTAACCATGTCCTCGCTATGAATTCCAGGAAGAGGAGTAGGAAAATGCAGCAGAATACGAAAAGAACTCACTCTAAGTCGGTCCCAACTATCAACAATTGATCCAACCAGCAATAGAGTTGATTCAGGTAAAAGAAGCCCCTTACTGTAGGGATAAAGAGAGAACTGAGGAGAAACAGCATCAACCGTTCCTTCTGAAGGAAGCACAATAGACCAAACATTTAGCATTATTAATAAAAGCTCCATTGCCATTATCTTTCTCTCATATGGAGCAGAGGGGTAGcatgaaaagaacaaaaagcAACTTAGCCACTTCATAAAGTTAAAAAGTTCATCTGCCCTGTCTTCAAACATATCCACTGTTCTTTTAGCAACAGAATTTCTACTTGTGTCTTTCCGTGCAAGAGGTTGCCAACTTCCCTGCTTAACCTGCCTCTCCAATGCTGTTCGAACCCGAGAAAAGAATTTCCTAAATAAGCTTGTCCACTTCATCTGGAAAGCAGTTGAGCAACATCTCATGTTCAAAGGAACTGCTACCTTCATCAGACTGAGTTCCAATGATGAAGGCAAACTTGCGGTCTTTGGATTTATGAACAGAGATTCTGCTGCATCAATCCGAAGTGTCTCATCAATATGGGTAAGTGCCAAAACCAGATATTTCTCTGGGACTTTTATTTCAATCCCCTTGATGCAGACAGTAGCATCTTTGTTTTCCAAGTTCTGCTTCACGTCTTCCGGAGACAACAAAGAATCTTTGCACCAATCAATATCCCCTTCCAGCAAAGCAAGAAAACGAGAAACCTTAAACAATGAAACTAAAACAGCCACTCGTTCTTCAAGCACAGGAGACACACCCCTAAAATCCAGCTCAGTAAGAAATACTTCACCATTGTCCAAACAACATCTGATGCCAATAAAAGCGAGCATCAGAAATATAGCATCAACATCCAGTTCAAGTAGTACTGGAAGTGCATAGGTGTTAAGATTTGAGCGGAGTCTTGAATGTCCAGAAGCTAGGCCCGACAAAAGTGGAGGCAGGCAATGACCCCTAAATCTGTTGTACCCGTTTTCAATACCATCACTACTCCAATACTCATCACGTAAACACTGAAGGAAACACTTAAGAAATGTCGTTGAAGCACAGCAGACATCATCATCAATGTATGCCTTTATTGTTTCAAACAATAGATCTGGGCTCATACTTAAAAGTGTCCTTGCGCCCAGCCTCTTGGTGAGGGATGCCAAAGGAATGTATCTTCCTTTACAGCGTGGTCCCAGGCGAAGAAGATCAAAAGCAACCTTTCTCGTGAACAAATTGAATGTATCACTACCCTCTGCCCAGTGTAGATTGGCCTGAATGTCTAAGAAGAGATCAAATATAAGATGTACTTGTTTGACTGTTTGGTTCAGAGGATCTTCCAAATTATTCCACACTATTTGCAATAATCGGGTCCCAATGTCCTCAGAAATGAGATCATAATTTACTTCAAGACTTCCATTCTTATCTAGCATTGATGTTTTTACTTGCTGCAGGCAAATCTGCATTACCGTAAGAGCATGAAAACTGAAGTGACTGTCAATTGGATTCTCACAAAAATTACAAAGCTCAGGCAAAATTGCATCATAAAGGATCATTTTGATTGATTTCTTGTTATCTCCAGAGTCCCTAACACTACCAAAGCTATCATTTGATACAACAAACCCGGTATTCAATACTGTCCTTGAGACTGCAGTTAAAATACCTCTAACCAAGCAAAGTCTGCTCAACGATGAAAATTTACTAAACTCATCAACCAAATTGCCCTTAAATGGGATTTTCTCAAGTACACCCTTAAATGCAAGCTTAGAACACACAATGGAACTTTCATTGAAAATTCCTCCCATGATAAACAGTTCAAGCTCTTGAGGGCTAAGACAAACCTGCAGAGCCACACAAAAACTCACCCCTGCTGCCACTAGACAATCTCTAGAAAACGATTCCGATTTCAAAATACTCAAAACAGTAACCAGAATTCTCTCTAAAACATTAAAACCTGCATTAACAAACTTGGAAGGAAATCGTTGAAGCAAGTAATACATACAAGAAAGAGCTTCCTGGCACTGTCCCATAACAACTGGTGACGGTCTAGACCAATCATTGATCTCTGCCAATACAGAGCTTAACCCCAGAACCACATTCAAACCAACCAAAACTGCACACTCGTCAACAATTTCGACCAAGTAACCCAACTTGGGGGTGCTCATCATAGATAATGCAGCTCTAGAAACACAGAATCTCTTCCCATTTTCACCATATTCCTCACAAATTTGACGGAAACAGTTTTGAATCAGGGTATGAAAGTTGTTGCACTTAACAAGCACGGATAGTAAAGTTCTATGCAGAGGCTGCGAATTCTCCAGCAAAAGAATCTCCAGGTAAAATCTGGAAGCTGTAGAAATTGACTCGTCATCGGCTTTGACATTTGAGAGTAACTCAGAGAAAGATGAAGCAAGTTTCTTGGCATGATTGAGCTGAGAGTATGTAGAGTTTAAGGAGACAAACTGTTGTAGTTCGGTGTAGAAGTGAACTGAAGGTGCTTGTTGAAGTGCTTCAATGAAACTTTTGGGGAATATTACGGCACTGTATGTATAACGATGACGATGCTGTAAAGCTCTCCATTTAGCTGACATAACTGCAAAGGAGGTTTCTCTTGCCGGAGAGGCGGAGGCGGAGGCGGTGGCGGTGGTCGTTGCAGAGATCCTTAGGGGTTCAAAAAGGGTTTTAAGAAGAATTGAAGAGTTGGGAAACCAATTCACCAAACTAGAAAACAAACTAgacaaaattataagaaatgtGTCAATTAAGTCTTTAGTTTggtaacatttttaaaattttctaaatcttttataaaatacaaaaaatacttttgaacttttataattcaatacaaattatttttaaaaaaataaaaaattactttcttCTTGTCTCaatgttttctcttttcttcttccttaCAAGTTTGAAAATTCAACtatttacattatcattatttcCGACTATCTCCATTATTTTCTTCCTTATCTTCGATCGTGACTCTCTACTCTTTCTGAACTGAAGTTGTGTTCGACTTGAAAttgataagttattttttaaaaaaaaaattacaattttcaaataatactAAGTTTTCTTCTTGgattaatgaataatatattgttttatagatgtgaaaattgaataatgaagtaatgataccttttatgtattgttttttaaagaaaaatcaaccaacctaaaaaaaactctaattttgaggaaatgtaTATGTTTTGTTAACGTTCAGTGAAAAGTcactttttgttacttttgtaattctttttgtggtcattttgttgatataattttagaaatatagtcTTGTTTaggggtgtgtttggtatgaaggaaaatgttttccatagaaataagtagattttggacttattttctcatgtttggttggtgagtagaaaatatttttcggaaatgatttttagtgtttgatttatgaatgaaaaatgcttttgagagacatcttttatttttactagagtagagaataatttatgaaattgaaaatattttttaaaaataaatttaatttgggGTGTTGGTGTGGGGTGGGGGatgagagacatcttttatttttattagagtagaaaataatttataaaattgaaaatattttttaaaaataatttttatttggggtGTTGGTGGGGGGTGAGGTGGGNNNNNNNNNNNNNNNNNNNNNNNNNNNNNNNNNNNNNNNNNNNNNNNNNNNNNNNNNNNNNNNNNNNNNNNNNNNNNNNNNNNNNNNNNNNNNNNNNNNNNNNNNNNNNNNNNNNNNNNNNNNNNNNNNNNNNNNNNNNNNNNNNNNNNNNNNNNNNNNNNNNNNNNNNNNNNNNNNNNNNNNNNNNNNNNNNNNNNNNNNNNNNNNNNNNNNNNNNNNNNNNNNNNNNNNNNNNNNNNNNNNNNNNNNNNNNNNNNNNNNNNNNNNNNNNNNNNNNNNNNNNNNNNNNNNNNNNNNNNNNNNNNNNNNNNNNNNNNNNNNNNNNNNNNNNNNNNNNNNNNNNNNNNNNNNNNNNNNNNNNNNNNNNNNNNNNNNNNNNNNNNNNNNNNNNNNNNNNNNNNNNNNNNNNNNNNNNNNNNNNNNNNNNNNNNNNNNNNNNNNNNNNNNNNNNNNNNNNNNNNNNNNNNNNNNNNNNNNNNNNNNNNNNNNNNNNNNNNNNNNNNNNNNNNNNNNNNNNNNNNNNNNNNNNNNNNNNNNNNNNNNNNNNNNNNNNNNNNNNNNNNNNNNNNNNNNNNNNNNNNNNNNNNNNNNNNNNNNNNNNNNNNNNNNNNNNNNNNNNNNNNNNNNNNNNNNNNNNNNNNNNNNNNNNNNNNNNNNNNNNNNNNNNNNNNNNNNNNNNNNNNNNNNNNNNNNNNNNNNNNNNNNNNNNNNNNNNNNNNNNNNNNNNNNNNNNNNNNNNNNNNNNNNNNNNNNNNNNNNNNNNNNNNNNNNNNNNNNNNNNNNNNNNNNNNNNNNNNNNNNNNNNNNNNNNNNNNNNNNNNNNNNNNNNNNNNNNNNNNNNNNNNNNNNNNNNNNNNNNNNNNNNNNNNNNNNNNNNNNNNNNNNNNNNNNNNNNNNNNNNNNNNNNNNNNNNNNNNNNNNNNNNNNNNNNNNNNNNNNNNNNNNNNNNNNNNNNNNNNNNNNNNNNNNNNNNNNNNNNNNNNNNNNNNNNNNNNNNNNNNNNNNNNNNNNNNNNNNNNNNNNNNNNNNNNNNNNNNNNNNNNNNNNNNNNNNNNNNNNNNNNNNNNNNNNNNNNNNNNNNNNNNNNNNNNNNNNNNNNNNNNNNNNNNNNNNNNNNNNNNNNNNNNNNNNNNNNNNNNNNNNNNNNNNNNNNNNNNNNNNNNNNNNNNNNNNNNNNNNNNNNNNNNNNNNNNNNNNNNNNNNNNNNNNNNNNNNNNNNNNNNNNNNNNNNNNNNNNNNNNNNNNNNNNNNNNNNNNNNNNNNNNNNNNNNNNNNNNNNNNNNNNNNNNNNNNNNNNNNNNNNNNNNNNNNNNNNNNNNNNNNNNNNNNNNNNNNNNNNNNNNNNNNNNNNNNNNNNNNNNNNNNNNNNNNNNNNNNNNNNNNNNNNNNNNNNNNNNNNNNNNNNNNNNNNNNNNNNNNNNNNNNNNNNNNNNNNNNNNNNNNNNNNNNNNNNNNNNNNNNNNNNNNNNNNNNNNNNNNNNNNNNNNNNNNNNNNNNNNNNNNNNNNNNNNNNNNNNNNNNNNNNNNNNNNNNNNNNNNNNNNNNNNNNNNNNNNNNNNNNNNNNNNNNNNNNNNNNNNNNNNNNNNNNNNNNNNNNNNNNNNNNNNNNNNNNNNNNNNNNNNNNNNNNNNNNNNNNNNNNNNNNNNNNNNNNNNNNNNNNNNNNNNNNNNNNNNNNNNNNNNNNNNNNNNNNNNNNNNNNNNNNNNNNNNNNNNNNNNNNNNNNNNNNNNNNNNNNNNNNNNNNNNNNNNNNNNNNNNNNNNNNNNNNNNNNNNNNNNNNNNNNNNNNNNNNNNNNNNNNNNNNNNNNNNNNNNNNNNNNNNNNNNNNNNNNNNNNNNNNNNNNNNNNNNNNNNNNNNNNNNNNNNNNNNNNNNNNNNNNNNNNNNNNNNNNNNNNNNNNNNNNNNNNNNNNNNNNNNNNNNNNNNNNNNNNNNNNNNNNNNNNNNNNNNNNNNNNNNNNNNNNNNNNNNNNNNNNNNNNNNNNNNNNNNNNNNNNNNNNNNNNNNNNNNNNNNNNNNNNNNNNNNNNNNNNNNNNNNNNNNNNNNNNNNNNNNNNNNNNNNNNNNNNNNNNNNNNNNNNNNNNNNNNNNNNNNNNNNNNNNNNNNNNNNNNNNNNNNNNNNNNNNNNNNNNNNNNNNNNNNNNNNNNNNNNNNNNNNNNNNNNNNNNNNNNNNNNNNNNNNNNNNNNNNNNNNNNNNNNNNNNNNNNNNNNNNNNNNNNNNNNNNNNNNNNNNNNNNNNNNNNNNNNNNNNNNNNNNNNNNNNNNNNNNNNNNNNNNNNNNNNNNNNNNNNNNNNNNNNNNNNNNNNNNNNNNNNNNNNNNNNNNNNNNNNNNNNNNNNNNNNNNNNNNNNNNNNNNNNNNNNNNNNNNNNNNNNNNNNNNNNNNNNNNNNNNNNNNNNNNNNNNNNNNNNNNNNNNNNNNNNNNNNNNNNNNNNNNNNNNNNNNNNNNNNNNNNNNNNNNNNNNNNNNNNNNNNNNNNNNNNNNNNNNNNNNNNNNNNNNNNNNNNNNNNNNNNNNNNNNNNNNNNNNNNNNNNNNNNNNNNNNNNNNNNNNNNNNNNNNNNNNNNNNNNNNNNNNNNNNNNNNNNNNNNNNNNNNNNNNNNNNNNNNNNNNNNNNNNNNNNNNNNNNNNNNNNNNNNNNNNNNNNNNNNNNNNNNNNNNNNNNNNNNNNNNNNNNNNNNNNNNNNNNNNNNNNNNNNNNNNNNNNNNNNNNNNNNNNNNNNNNNNNNNNNNNNNNNNNNNNNNNNNNNNNNNNNNNNNNNNNNNNNNNNNNNNNNNNNNNNNNNNNNNNNNNNNNNNNNNNNNNNNNNNNNNNNNNNNNNNNNNNNNNNNNNNNNNNNNNNNNNNNNNNNNNNNNNNNNNNNNNNNNNNNNNNNNNNNNNNNNNNNNNNNNNNNNNNNNNNNNNNNNNNNNNNNNNNNNNNNNNNNNNNNNNNNNNNNNNNNNNNNNNNNNNNNNNNNNNNNNNNNNNNNNNNNNNNNNNNNNNNNNNNNNNNNNNNNNNNNNNNNNNNNNNNNNNNNNNNNNNNNNNNNNNNNNNNNNNNNNNNNNNNNNNNNNNNNNNNNNNNNNNNNNNNNNNNNNNNNNNNNNNNNNNNNNNNNNNNNNNNNNNNNNNNNNNNNNNNNNNNNNNNNNNNNNNNNNNNNNNNNNNNNNNNNNNNNNNNNNNNNNNNNNNNNNNNNNNNNNNNNNNNNNNNNNNNNNNNNNNNNNNNNNNNNNNNNNNNNNNNNNNNNNNNNNNNNNNNNNNNNNNNNNNNNNNNNNNNNNNNNNNNNNNNNNNNNNNNNNNNNNNNNNNNNNNNNNNNNNNNNNNNNNNNNNNNNNNNNNNNNNNNNNNNNNNNNNNNNNNNNNNNNNNNNNNNNNNNNNNNNNNNNNNNNNNNNNNNNNNNNNNNNNNNNNNNNNNNNNNNNNNNNNNNNNNNNNNNNNNNNNNNNNNNNNNNNNNNNNNNNNNNNNNNNNNNNNNNNNNNNNNNNNNNNNNNNNNNNNNNNNNNNNNNNNNNNNNNNNNNNNNNNNNNNNNNNNNNNNNNNNNNNNNNNNNNNNNNNNNNNNNNNNNNNNNNNNNNNNNNNNNNNNNNNNNNNNNNNNNNNNNNNNNNNNNNNNNNNNNNNNNNNNNNNNNNNNNNNNNNNNNNNNNNNNNNNNNNNNNNNNNNNNNNNNNNNNNNNNNNNNNNNNNNNNNNNNNNNNNNNNNNNNNNNNNNNNNNNNNNNNNNNNNNNNNNNNNNNNNNNNNNNNNNNNNNNNNNNNNNNNNNNNNNNNNNNNNNNNNNNNNNNNNNNNNNNNNNNNNNNNNNNNNNNNNNNNNNNNNNNNNNNNNNNNNNNNNNNNNNNNNNNNNNNNNNNNNNNNNNNNNNNNNNNNNNNNNNNNNNNNNNNNNNNNNNNNNNNNNNNNNNNNNNNNNNNNNNNNNNNNNNNNNNNNNNNNNNNNNNNNNNNNNNNNNNNNNNNNNNNNNNNNNNNNNNNNNNNNNNNNNNNNNNNNNNNNNNNNNNNNNNNNNNNNNNNNNNNNNNNNNNNNNNNNNNNNNNNNNNNNNNNNNNNNNNNNNNNNNNNNNNNNNNNNNNNNNNNNNNNNNNNNNNNNNNNNNNNNNNNNNNNNNNNNNNNNNNNNNNNNNNNNNNNNNNNNNNNNNNNNNNNNNNNNNNNNNNNNNNNNNNNNNNNNNNNNNNNNNNNNNNNNNNNNNNNNNNNNNNNNNNNNNNNNNNNNNNNNNNNNNNNNNNNNNNNNNNNNNNNNNNNNNNNNNNNNNNNNNNNNNNNNNNNNNNNNNNNNNNNNNNNNNNNNNNNNNNNNNNNNNNNNNNNNNNNNNNNNNNNNNNNNNNNNNNNNNNNNNNNNNNNNNNNNNNNNNNNNNNNNNNNNNNNNNNNNNNNNNNNNNNNNNNNNNNNNNNNNNNNNNNNNNNNNNNNNNNNNNNNNNNNNNNNNNNNNNNNNNNNNNNNNNNNNNNNNNNNNNNNNNNNNNNNNNNNNNNNNNNNNNNNNNNNNNNNNNNNNNNNNNNNNNNNNNNNNNNNNNNNNNNNNNNNNNNNNNNNNNNNNNNNNNNNNNNNNNNNNNNNNNNNNNNNNNNNNNNNNNNNNNNNNNNNNNNNNNNNNNNNNNNNNNNNNNNNNNNNNNNNNNNNNNNNNNNNNNNNNNNNNNNNNNNNNNNNNNNNNNNNNNNNNNNNNNNNNNNNNNNNNNNNNNNNNNNNNNNNNNNNNNNNNNNNNNNNNNNNNNNNNNNNNNNNNNNNNNNNNNNNNNNNNNNNNNNNNNNNNNNNNNNNNNNNNNNNNNNNNNNNNNNNNNNNNNNNNNNNNNNNNNNNNNNNNNNNNNNNNNNNNNNNNNNNNNNNNNNNNNNNNNNNNNNNNNNNNNNNNNNNNNNNNNNNNNNNNNNNNNNNNNNNNNNNNNNNNNNNNNNNNNNNNNNNNNNNNNNNNNNNNNNNNNNNNNNNNNNNNNNNNNNNNNNNNNNNNNNNNNNNNNNNNNNNNNNNNNNNNNNNNNNNNNNNNNNNNNNNNNNNNNNNNNNNNNNNNNNNNNNNNNNNNNNNNNNNNNNNNNNNNNNNNNNNNNNNNNNNNNNNNNNNNNNNNNNNNNNNNNNNNNNNNNNNNNNNNNNNNNNNNNNNNNNNNNNNNNNNNNNNNNNNNNNN
This window encodes:
- the LOC107014618 gene encoding thyroid adenoma-associated protein homolog, whose product is MSAKWRALQHRHRYTYSAVIFPKSFIEALQQAPSVHFYTELQQFVSLNSTYSQLNHAKKLASSFSELLSNVKADDESISTASRFYLEILLLENSQPLHRTLLSVLVKCNNFHTLIQNCFRQICEEYGENGKRFCVSRAALSMMSTPKLGYLVEIVDECAVLVGLNVVLGLSSVLAEINDWSRPSPVVMGQCQEALSCMYYLLQRFPSKFVNAGFNVLERILVTVLSILKSESFSRDCLVAAGVSFCVALQVCLSPQELELFIMGGIFNESSIVCSKLAFKGVLEKIPFKGNLVDEFSKFSSLSRLCLVRGILTAVSRTVLNTGFVVSNDSFGSVRDSGDNKKSIKMILYDAILPELCNFCENPIDSHFSFHALTVMQICLQQVKTSMLDKNGSLEVNYDLISEDIGTRLLQIVWNNLEDPLNQTVKQVHLIFDLFLDIQANLHWAEGSDTFNLFTRKVAFDLLRLGPRCKGRYIPLASLTKRLGARTLLSMSPDLLFETIKAYIDDDVCCASTTFLKCFLQCLRDEYWSSDGIENGYNRFRGHCLPPLLSGLASGHSRLRSNLNTYALPVLLELDVDAIFLMLAFIGIRCCLDNGEVFLTELDFRGVSPVLEERVAVLVSLFKVSRFLALLEGDIDWCKDSLLSPEDVKQNLENKDATVCIKGIEIKVPEKYLVLALTHIDETLRIDAAESLFINPKTASLPSSLELSLMKVAVPLNMRCCSTAFQMKWTSLFRKFFSRVRTALERQVKQGSWQPLARKDTSRNSVAKRTVDMFEDRADELFNFMKWLSCFLFFSCYPSAPYERKIMAMELLLIMLNVWSIVLPSEGTVDAVSPQFSLYPYSKGLLLPESTLLLVGSIVDSWDRLRVSSFRILLHFPTPLPGIHSEDMVSETIVWAKKLVYSPRVRESDAGALTLRLIFRKYVLELGWVVNASSNDVSAQPLSKLPSKENKACKFAPPAIEYLRSLIDWLDAVVQDGEKDLSEACKNSFVHGVLLTLRYTFEELDWDSDAIVCSISEMKGVLEKILELVRRITSLALWVVSADAWYLPDDMDEMGDEALLLEEVPHKMDEADKEQNTTEVQEGRQTEQIVMVGCWLAMKEVSLLLGTIIRKVPLPTSDVSESGSQVVHETVLSNMTSGTMLDVKQLEVIGNHFLEVLLKMKHNGAIDKTRAGFTALCNRLLCSNDARLCKLTESWMEQLMERTIAKGQTVDDLLRRSAGIPAAFIAFFLSEPQGTPKKLLPRALRWLVDVANKYLTDHTEANSFSADTSNGFVETGPATFSIIASDVYDAERISKIRDEGVVPTVHAFNVLKAAFNDTNLATDTSGFSAEAMIISIRCFSSPHWEVRNSACLAYTALVRRMIGFLNMHKRASARRAITGIEFFHRYPPLHSFLFNELKIATESLLDGSSEHLRSNLAKVVHPSLCPVLILLSRLKPSPIASEAGDPLDPFLFMPFIRKCSVQSNLRIRVLASRALTGLVSNEKLPLVLLNIASELPGTGERVVNSELSMPSNRVNSSFNSLHGMLLQLSSLLETNCRDLADVFQKDKTLAELIHILASRSWIGSPERCPCPIINSCFLKVLDNMLGVARTCQMSKNIDVIWELLWRSSSVCLDLGVVCAPAYFDPTTSNLRKQAACSYFNCVYQTSKEAAEEYLLVPSKGPPGSNLSMISVNEISFSRFKERLIRCISDTSYEVRIATLKWFLLFLKTPEYSEIKRSCLTSMDLQTTVVKLLTLDNNHKCLNYILKIIYSWSLQEYKNNGEEYYPKFFGDDIESVLQFWNKVVSLYKVTRQSKTREMLLCCMGVCIKQFAGSLSSSVVGSQDIKVGEVSHHDPSDMSKLSVFYECISYYVDLIEQHSDASEPVNMRRAAAESMIASGLLDQAEVIGPFDYNNQIPDGNLCSCFKQEMVVNMYAHKVLDLWFSCIRLLEDEDESLRKKLALDVQNCFRCKSSERTGVVPSQVEQVIEKSFNHLSSIFGRCLDYLDFLCRRVVDSASHACVISEGDLIKRVFDKEIDNHHEEKLLICQICCYHLEKLPTSGEGGDVRNILQKWRRQFGQKLVLFAKDYVAAQGGLDWIGGVGNHKDAFLPLYANLLAFYSLSNCIFNGKPEDRKSMLREVEEIGEAIQPFLTNPLISNLLLLVVTLHNKMISQDLIKKTTDESAWDAFDPYFLLR